In one Pseudomonas tensinigenes genomic region, the following are encoded:
- a CDS encoding primosomal protein N', whose amino-acid sequence MPDAILRLALPSPLRRLFDYRAPAGVLREQLQPGMRLRVPFGRREMIGILVEVTDTSEVPVEKLKPALALLDATPPLPPALFKLCLWTSQYYQHSLGDTLSWALPVLLRQGELAEARQERFWSAVPGASLDDPRIARAPRQREALATLAQHPHGVAHQLLSKLMLSKDSLDLLLAKGLVQVEIRRHAPGARHEHWLAQPELPLNTEQRAAYEAIRAGFDSYHAFLLAGVTGSGKTEVYLQLIRETLEAGKQALVLIPEINLGPQTLARFEQRFNARIALLHSAVNDRERLDAWLAARDGEADIIIGTRSALFTPMKNPGLIIIDEEHDGSYKQQEGLRYHARDLALVRARQENIPIVLGSATPSLESLHNAYTGRYGLLRLNERAGGAKQPRFLRLDVKSRPLDSGISGPMQQAIGQTLANGQQVLVFLNRRGFAPTLLCHDCGWMSECSRCDARMTVHQRYGELRCHHCGYVERTPRQCPKCNKVDLRPVGAGTERAEERLAILFPDYPVLRVDRDSTSRKDAMNQLFATIQKGQPCILVGTQMLAKGHHFPRVTLVSILDADGGLFSGDFRASERMAQLIVQVAGRAGRAEEPGKVIIQTHLADHPLLVQLTEQGYFAFAEQALSERRAAGLPPFAHLALLRAEAHKPGQAEGFLDEACSEAERLLAEQNLSGIELLGPVPAPMERRAGRYRAQLLLQATARAPLHRLLASWLLVLEQMPSGRAVRWSLDVDPVDLY is encoded by the coding sequence GTGCCCGACGCCATTCTGCGCCTCGCCCTGCCTTCACCCTTGCGCCGCCTGTTCGACTATCGGGCCCCGGCCGGCGTGCTGCGTGAACAATTGCAGCCGGGCATGCGCCTGCGGGTACCGTTCGGTCGACGCGAGATGATCGGGATTCTGGTCGAGGTCACCGACACCAGCGAAGTCCCGGTGGAAAAACTCAAACCGGCGCTGGCTCTGCTTGATGCCACGCCGCCGCTGCCACCGGCGCTGTTCAAGTTGTGCCTGTGGACGTCGCAGTATTATCAGCACAGCCTCGGCGACACCTTGAGCTGGGCGTTGCCGGTGCTATTGCGTCAGGGCGAACTGGCCGAGGCTCGGCAAGAGCGCTTCTGGTCAGCCGTCCCCGGCGCCAGCCTTGATGACCCGCGCATTGCCCGCGCACCGCGCCAGCGCGAAGCACTCGCAACGCTGGCCCAGCACCCGCACGGCGTCGCCCATCAGTTGCTGAGCAAACTGATGTTGAGCAAAGACAGTCTCGATTTGCTGCTGGCCAAAGGTCTGGTGCAAGTGGAAATCCGCCGCCATGCCCCAGGCGCGCGCCACGAACATTGGCTGGCGCAACCGGAATTACCGCTCAACACCGAACAACGCGCCGCATACGAGGCGATCCGCGCCGGGTTCGACAGTTATCACGCGTTCCTGCTGGCCGGCGTCACCGGCAGCGGCAAGACCGAAGTCTATTTGCAACTGATCCGCGAAACCCTCGAAGCCGGCAAGCAGGCCTTGGTACTGATCCCGGAGATCAACCTCGGCCCGCAGACCCTGGCGCGCTTCGAGCAACGCTTCAACGCGCGGATCGCCCTGCTGCACTCGGCGGTCAATGACCGCGAGCGCCTCGACGCCTGGCTCGCAGCGCGCGATGGCGAGGCCGACATTATTATCGGCACCCGCTCGGCGCTGTTCACGCCGATGAAGAACCCCGGGCTGATCATCATCGATGAAGAGCACGACGGCTCTTATAAACAGCAGGAAGGGCTGCGTTACCACGCCCGTGATCTGGCGCTGGTGCGCGCGCGGCAGGAAAACATCCCGATCGTGCTCGGCTCCGCCACGCCATCGCTGGAAAGCCTGCACAACGCCTACACCGGTCGCTATGGCTTGCTACGCCTGAATGAACGCGCGGGCGGCGCCAAGCAGCCGCGCTTCCTGCGTCTGGATGTGAAAAGCCGTCCACTGGACAGTGGGATTTCCGGGCCGATGCAGCAAGCCATCGGTCAGACGCTGGCGAATGGGCAACAGGTGTTGGTGTTCCTCAACCGTCGCGGCTTTGCGCCAACGTTGCTCTGCCACGACTGCGGCTGGATGTCCGAGTGTTCACGTTGCGATGCGCGGATGACCGTGCACCAGCGTTACGGCGAATTGCGCTGCCACCATTGTGGCTACGTCGAGCGCACGCCGCGCCAATGTCCGAAGTGCAACAAGGTTGATTTGCGGCCCGTGGGTGCTGGCACCGAGCGCGCCGAAGAGCGATTGGCAATCCTGTTCCCCGATTATCCGGTGCTGCGCGTCGACCGCGACAGCACGTCACGCAAAGACGCGATGAATCAACTGTTCGCGACGATCCAGAAGGGCCAGCCGTGCATTCTGGTCGGCACGCAAATGTTGGCCAAAGGGCACCACTTTCCGCGGGTGACGCTGGTGTCGATCCTCGATGCCGACGGCGGGTTGTTCTCCGGTGACTTCCGCGCCAGCGAGCGCATGGCGCAGTTGATCGTGCAGGTGGCCGGGCGCGCCGGGCGAGCGGAAGAACCGGGCAAGGTGATCATTCAGACGCACCTCGCCGACCATCCTTTATTGGTGCAGCTCACCGAACAAGGCTATTTCGCCTTCGCCGAACAGGCCTTGAGTGAGCGCCGCGCCGCCGGGTTGCCGCCGTTTGCGCATCTGGCGTTGTTGCGTGCCGAAGCGCACAAACCGGGGCAGGCGGAAGGCTTTCTCGATGAGGCGTGCAGCGAGGCAGAGCGCTTGTTGGCCGAGCAGAATCTGAGCGGGATTGAATTGCTCGGGCCGGTGCCAGCGCCGATGGAGCGGCGGGCAGGGCGTTATCGTGCGCAGCTTTTGTTGCAGGCGACGGCGCGGGCACCGTTGCACCGGTTGCTGGCGAGCTGGTTGCTGGTGCTGGAGCAGATGCCGAGTGGGCGGGCGGTGCGCTGGTCGCTGGATGTCGACCCTGTAGATTTGTATTGA
- the rpmE gene encoding 50S ribosomal protein L31 — MKADIHPNYPVIAVTCSCGNKFETRSTFGKALPIDVCNECHPFYTGKQKTLDTGGRVQRFADRFGAFGKKPAAAE, encoded by the coding sequence ATGAAAGCTGATATTCACCCGAATTACCCAGTCATCGCTGTTACCTGCAGCTGTGGCAACAAGTTCGAAACTCGTTCGACTTTCGGCAAAGCTCTGCCAATCGACGTTTGCAACGAATGCCACCCGTTCTACACCGGTAAGCAGAAGACTCTGGACACTGGCGGCCGCGTTCAGCGCTTCGCAGACCGTTTCGGTGCTTTCGGCAAGAAACCTGCTGCTGCAGAGTAA
- a CDS encoding thermonuclease family protein: MGFSSLLKKASLAGAFFVSAIWLSGAQAFCPAPAGLTSVTVQRVVDGDTLRLSDGRSVRMIGLNTPELGKQGRSDEPFAVAARKRLQALVDASGGRVGLLPGKQAKDHYGRTLAHIYSASGANLEAQMLADGLGFQVAVAPNVDLVACQQAAERSARKAGLGLWRQSPVLKAEQIQRSGFAVISGRVSKVQRNRGGIWIELQDALVLRVAPNLVGQFDNARLQALKGKQIEARGWIVDRSRRDGLQSGQSRWLLPLTDPAMLQTPR; the protein is encoded by the coding sequence GTGGGCTTTTCCTCGTTGCTGAAAAAGGCGTCCCTTGCGGGCGCCTTTTTTGTGTCTGCGATTTGGCTGTCCGGGGCGCAAGCCTTCTGCCCGGCACCTGCGGGGCTGACCAGCGTCACGGTGCAGCGCGTGGTCGATGGCGACACGCTGCGCCTGAGCGATGGTCGCAGCGTACGCATGATCGGCCTCAACACGCCTGAACTGGGCAAGCAGGGCCGCAGCGACGAACCCTTCGCCGTGGCGGCACGCAAACGCCTGCAAGCGCTGGTCGATGCCAGCGGTGGACGCGTCGGATTGCTGCCCGGCAAGCAAGCCAAAGACCATTACGGGCGTACGCTCGCGCATATTTACAGCGCCAGCGGCGCCAATCTCGAAGCGCAAATGCTCGCCGATGGCCTCGGTTTCCAGGTCGCGGTGGCGCCGAATGTCGATCTTGTCGCCTGCCAGCAAGCCGCCGAACGCAGTGCGCGAAAGGCCGGGCTGGGCCTTTGGCGGCAATCTCCTGTACTGAAAGCGGAGCAGATTCAGCGCTCGGGTTTCGCCGTGATCAGTGGGCGTGTGAGCAAGGTTCAGCGCAATCGTGGCGGAATCTGGATCGAGTTGCAGGATGCGCTTGTATTGCGCGTTGCACCCAATCTGGTCGGACAATTCGACAATGCCCGTTTGCAGGCGCTGAAAGGCAAGCAGATCGAGGCTCGCGGCTGGATCGTTGATCGTTCCCGGCGCGATGGATTGCAATCCGGTCAGTCGCGCTGGCTACTTCCGTTGACGGATCCTGCGATGTTGCAAACGCCGCGCTGA
- a CDS encoding malic enzyme-like NAD(P)-binding protein, whose amino-acid sequence MSDLKTAALEYHANPRPGKLSVELTKATATARDLSLAYSPGVAEPVREIARDPELAYKYTGKGNLVAVISDGTAILGLGNLGPLASKPVMEGKGVLFKRFAGIDVFDIEVDSESPQAFIDTVKRISITFGGINLEDIKAPECFEIERALIEQCDIPVFHDDQHGTAIVTAAGMINALEIAGKTLPDAKIVCLGAGAAAISCMKLLVSMGARIENIFMVDRTGVIHSGRDDLNQYKAVFAHATDKRSLADALAGADVFVGLSGPNLLSAEGLLSMAPNPIVFACSNPDPEISPELAHATRSDVIMATGRSDYPNQVNNVLGFPFIFRGALDVRAKRINEEMKVAAANALRELAKLPVPQDVCDAYGGAPLEFGREYIIPKPMDKRLITLISDAVAKAAIETGVATLPYPKNYPLKSVDDVFNG is encoded by the coding sequence ATGTCTGATCTGAAAACTGCCGCTCTCGAATATCATGCCAATCCTCGTCCAGGGAAGCTGAGTGTCGAGCTCACCAAGGCCACTGCTACCGCTCGCGACTTGTCGCTGGCCTACAGCCCCGGCGTAGCTGAACCAGTGCGTGAGATCGCTCGCGATCCTGAACTGGCCTACAAATACACCGGCAAGGGCAACCTGGTTGCAGTCATTTCCGATGGCACCGCGATTCTCGGTCTGGGCAACCTCGGCCCATTGGCTTCCAAGCCAGTGATGGAAGGTAAAGGCGTACTGTTCAAGCGCTTCGCCGGCATCGACGTTTTCGACATCGAAGTCGACTCCGAAAGCCCGCAAGCCTTCATCGACACGGTAAAACGCATCTCCATCACCTTCGGTGGCATCAACCTGGAAGACATCAAGGCGCCAGAGTGCTTTGAGATCGAACGTGCTCTGATCGAGCAGTGCGACATTCCGGTGTTCCACGATGACCAGCACGGCACCGCGATCGTGACTGCTGCGGGCATGATCAACGCCCTGGAAATCGCTGGCAAAACCCTGCCAGACGCCAAGATCGTCTGCCTGGGCGCCGGCGCTGCGGCCATCTCCTGCATGAAACTGCTGGTGAGCATGGGTGCACGCATCGAAAACATCTTCATGGTTGACCGTACCGGCGTGATCCACTCCGGCCGTGACGACCTGAACCAGTACAAAGCCGTATTCGCTCACGCGACCGACAAGCGCAGCCTGGCTGACGCACTGGCGGGCGCTGACGTGTTCGTCGGTTTGTCCGGCCCGAACCTGCTCAGCGCTGAAGGCCTGCTGTCGATGGCACCGAACCCGATCGTGTTCGCCTGCTCGAACCCGGATCCGGAAATCTCCCCGGAGCTGGCGCACGCTACCCGTAGCGACGTGATCATGGCCACCGGCCGTTCGGACTACCCGAACCAGGTCAACAACGTGCTGGGCTTCCCGTTCATCTTCCGTGGTGCCCTGGACGTTCGCGCCAAGCGCATCAACGAAGAAATGAAAGTGGCTGCGGCCAACGCCCTGCGTGAACTGGCCAAGCTGCCTGTTCCACAGGACGTGTGCGATGCCTACGGTGGCGCGCCGCTGGAATTCGGTCGTGAGTACATCATTCCGAAGCCAATGGACAAGCGCCTGATCACCCTGATCTCCGACGCTGTGGCCAAGGCAGCAATCGAGACTGGTGTGGCGACCCTGCCGTATCCGAAGAACTACCCGCTGAAAAGCGTGGATGACGTGTTCAACGGCTAA
- a CDS encoding penicillin-binding protein 1A: protein MRLLKFFGWSIVAVFCGLLLGLSGAFLYLSPGLPSVEALRSIQLQIPLRVYSSDNKLIAEFGEMRRTPIRFADIPPNFINALLSAEDDNFANHYGVDPSSLMRAATQLVKSGHIQSGGSTITMQVAKNFFLTSERSFSRKTTEILLALQIERQLTKDEILELYVNKIYLGNRAYGIEAAAQVYYGKSIRDVSLAQMAMIAGLPKAPSRFNPLANPARSKERRDWILGRMYKLGKISEADYTAAINEPLNASYHVPTPEVNAPYIAEMARAEMVGRYGSDAYTEGFRVTTTVPSNLQEMANTALHEGLMTYDQRHGYRGPESRLPGKTREAWASELTKQRTISSLEPAIVTQVDKNGLQVLTRTGEEHVAWDTMKWARPFLNTNSMGANPRQPSDVAAVGDLVRVQRQKDNSLKFSQIPQAQGALVSLDPQNGAIRSLVGGFAFEQSNYNRAMQAKRQPGSSFKPFVYSAALDSGYTAATLVNDAPIVFVDEYLDKVWRPKNDTNTFLGPIRLREALYKSRNLVSIRLLQAMGVGKTIDYITRFGFNKQDLPPNLSLALGTATLTPMEIATGWSTFANGGYKITPYIIDKIESRNGDTLFLANPPTVPQGGSATDGIAAPNSESFTVNATPVAGEVPGNAAVPQTPAVAERIVDGRTTYILNSMLQDVIKLGTGRRALAMGRSDIAGKTGTTNESKDAWFSGYNADYVTTVWTGFDQPESLGRREFGGTVALPIWMNYMSAALKDKPPHVQPEPEGLLSLRVDPVSGRAATPSTPGAYFELFKSEDTPPSVNELGNGTAPGSPLPADEQAPIDLF from the coding sequence ATTCGTCTGCTGAAATTTTTCGGTTGGTCCATCGTCGCCGTTTTCTGCGGACTGCTTTTAGGTCTCAGCGGCGCGTTTCTTTACCTTAGTCCGGGTTTGCCCTCTGTGGAGGCTCTGCGAAGCATTCAGTTGCAGATTCCCCTGCGGGTCTACTCCAGCGACAACAAGTTGATCGCAGAATTTGGCGAAATGCGCCGTACACCGATCCGTTTCGCCGACATTCCCCCCAATTTCATTAATGCGTTACTAAGTGCTGAAGACGACAATTTCGCCAACCACTATGGCGTCGATCCGAGCAGCCTGATGCGCGCCGCGACCCAACTGGTCAAAAGCGGACACATTCAGTCCGGCGGCAGCACCATCACCATGCAGGTGGCGAAGAACTTCTTCCTGACCAGCGAACGCAGCTTCTCGCGCAAAACCACCGAAATTCTTCTGGCCCTGCAGATCGAGCGGCAGCTGACCAAGGATGAAATCCTTGAGCTGTACGTGAACAAGATCTATCTGGGCAACCGCGCCTATGGCATCGAAGCGGCGGCGCAGGTGTATTACGGCAAGTCGATCCGCGATGTCAGCCTGGCGCAGATGGCGATGATCGCCGGCCTGCCGAAAGCGCCGTCGCGCTTCAACCCGCTGGCCAACCCGGCGCGCAGTAAAGAACGCCGCGACTGGATCCTCGGGCGCATGTACAAGCTCGGCAAGATCAGCGAAGCGGATTACACCGCCGCCATCAATGAGCCGCTAAACGCCAGCTATCACGTGCCGACCCCGGAAGTGAACGCGCCGTACATCGCCGAAATGGCCCGTGCCGAAATGGTCGGCCGCTACGGCAGCGATGCCTATACGGAAGGTTTCCGCGTCACCACCACGGTGCCGAGCAATCTGCAGGAAATGGCCAATACCGCGCTGCACGAAGGTTTGATGACCTACGACCAGCGTCACGGCTACCGCGGCCCCGAGTCGCGCTTGCCAGGCAAGACGCGCGAAGCGTGGGCCAGTGAGCTGACCAAACAACGCACCATCAGCAGCCTCGAGCCGGCCATCGTCACTCAGGTCGACAAGAACGGCCTGCAAGTGCTGACCCGCACCGGCGAAGAGCACGTCGCCTGGGACACCATGAAATGGGCGCGTCCGTTCCTCAACACCAACAGCATGGGCGCCAACCCGCGTCAGCCGTCGGATGTCGCGGCGGTCGGCGATCTGGTTCGCGTGCAGCGTCAGAAAGACAATTCGCTGAAGTTCAGCCAGATCCCGCAGGCACAAGGTGCACTGGTTTCGCTGGATCCGCAGAACGGTGCGATTCGCTCGCTGGTCGGCGGTTTCGCCTTCGAACAGAGCAACTACAACCGTGCCATGCAGGCCAAGCGTCAGCCGGGTTCGAGCTTCAAACCGTTCGTCTACAGCGCTGCGCTGGACAGCGGCTACACCGCTGCGACGCTGGTCAACGATGCGCCGATCGTGTTCGTCGACGAGTACCTGGACAAGGTCTGGCGCCCGAAGAACGACACCAACACCTTCCTCGGCCCGATCCGCTTGCGCGAGGCGCTGTACAAGTCGCGTAACCTCGTGTCGATCCGCTTGCTGCAAGCGATGGGCGTGGGCAAGACCATCGACTACATCACTCGCTTCGGCTTCAACAAGCAGGATCTGCCGCCAAATCTGTCGCTGGCGCTGGGCACCGCAACGCTGACGCCGATGGAGATCGCCACCGGTTGGAGTACGTTCGCCAACGGCGGCTACAAGATCACCCCGTACATCATCGACAAGATCGAAAGCCGTAACGGCGACACGCTGTTCCTCGCCAACCCGCCGACCGTGCCTCAGGGCGGATCGGCGACGGACGGTATCGCAGCACCGAACAGTGAGTCGTTTACGGTCAACGCCACACCGGTTGCAGGTGAAGTACCGGGCAACGCAGCCGTGCCACAAACGCCGGCAGTGGCTGAGCGGATCGTCGATGGTCGCACCACGTACATCCTCAACAGCATGTTGCAGGACGTGATCAAGCTCGGCACCGGCCGTCGCGCGCTGGCCATGGGCCGCAGCGATATCGCCGGTAAAACCGGTACCACCAACGAATCGAAAGATGCGTGGTTCTCCGGCTACAACGCCGATTACGTGACCACGGTCTGGACCGGCTTCGACCAGCCGGAAAGCCTCGGTCGTCGCGAGTTCGGTGGCACCGTGGCGCTGCCGATCTGGATGAACTACATGTCGGCCGCGCTGAAGGACAAGCCGCCGCATGTTCAGCCTGAGCCGGAAGGTTTGTTGAGCCTGCGCGTGGATCCGGTCAGTGGCCGTGCAGCTACGCCGAGCACGCCGGGCGCGTACTTCGAGCTGTTCAAGTCTGAGGACACGCCGCCGTCGGTGAATGAGCTGGGCAATGGCACGGCGCCGGGCAGTCCGCTGCCGGCTGATGAGCAGGCGCCGATCGATTTGTTCTGA
- a CDS encoding pilus assembly protein PilM: MLGLFNKKAKTLLGIDISSTSVKLLELSRQGDRYRVEAYAVEPLPVNAVVEKNIAELEGVGQALSRVLVKARTGLKSVAVAVAGSAVITKVIEMDAGLSDDELENQLKIEADQYIPYPLDEVAIDFEVQGVSPRNPERVNVLLAACRKENVEVREAALALAGLTARVVDVEAYALERSFGLLATQLAASQERLTVAVVDIGATMTTLSVLHNGKIIYTREQLFGGRQLTEEIQRRYGLTLEQAGLAKKQGGLPDDYISEVLQPFREALVQQVSRSLQFFFASGQYNAVDHILLAGGTASVPGLDRLIEQRLNTPTQVANPFSNMALSSKVNAGALASDAPALMIACGLALRSFD, translated from the coding sequence GTGCTGGGACTCTTCAATAAAAAGGCCAAAACGTTACTGGGGATCGACATCAGCTCCACGTCAGTGAAGCTGCTGGAACTGAGCCGTCAGGGTGACCGCTACCGGGTCGAGGCATACGCGGTAGAGCCATTGCCGGTCAATGCCGTGGTCGAAAAGAACATCGCCGAGCTTGAAGGCGTCGGTCAGGCCCTGAGCCGCGTGCTGGTCAAGGCGCGTACCGGGCTCAAGAGCGTGGCGGTGGCGGTGGCCGGTTCCGCCGTGATCACCAAGGTCATCGAAATGGACGCCGGGCTGTCCGACGATGAACTGGAAAACCAGCTCAAGATCGAAGCCGACCAATACATTCCCTACCCGCTGGACGAAGTCGCCATCGACTTTGAAGTCCAGGGCGTATCACCGCGCAATCCCGAGCGGGTCAACGTGTTGCTCGCCGCCTGTCGCAAGGAAAACGTCGAAGTCCGTGAAGCGGCGCTGGCTCTCGCCGGGCTGACCGCGCGGGTGGTCGATGTCGAGGCTTATGCGCTGGAGCGCTCGTTCGGCTTGCTCGCAACGCAACTGGCAGCCTCTCAGGAGCGTCTGACCGTGGCGGTGGTCGACATCGGCGCGACCATGACCACCCTCAGCGTCCTGCACAACGGCAAGATCATCTATACCCGCGAGCAACTGTTCGGGGGGCGGCAATTGACCGAAGAAATCCAGCGGCGTTATGGCCTGACCCTCGAGCAAGCGGGGCTGGCGAAAAAGCAGGGTGGTCTGCCCGATGATTACATCAGTGAGGTCTTGCAGCCGTTCCGTGAGGCGCTGGTGCAGCAGGTCTCACGCTCATTGCAGTTCTTCTTCGCCTCCGGGCAATACAACGCCGTCGATCACATTCTGCTCGCCGGTGGCACGGCGTCAGTGCCTGGGCTGGACCGGCTGATCGAGCAACGCCTGAACACGCCGACGCAAGTGGCCAACCCGTTTTCCAATATGGCCTTGAGCAGCAAGGTCAACGCCGGTGCGCTGGCCAGCGATGCGCCGGCGCTGATGATTGCCTGCGGGCTCGCGCTCAGGAGTTTCGACTGA
- a CDS encoding PilN domain-containing protein — protein MARINLLPWREERREERRKRFLLALIGVVVGSVGAVLIADQIISAAITRQVARNDYIGKQIAVVDERIKQISDLKARRQQLVERMRIIQDLQGNRQISGRIFDQLARTLPDGVYFTDVKMAGKTLSISGAAESNNRVSDLMRNLEASDWFDAPSLNEVKATTAGQVDQTNTFELTVRQTQPQAVEDDQ, from the coding sequence ATGGCGCGGATCAACCTCCTGCCCTGGCGCGAAGAGCGTCGCGAAGAACGGCGCAAACGCTTTTTGCTGGCCTTGATCGGCGTGGTGGTCGGCTCGGTCGGCGCGGTGCTGATTGCCGACCAGATCATCAGTGCGGCGATTACGCGGCAAGTGGCGCGCAATGATTACATCGGCAAGCAGATCGCTGTGGTCGACGAGCGGATCAAACAGATCAGCGATCTCAAGGCCCGGCGTCAGCAACTGGTCGAACGCATGCGCATCATCCAGGACTTGCAGGGCAACCGGCAGATCAGCGGCCGAATCTTCGATCAATTGGCACGCACGCTGCCTGACGGGGTGTATTTCACCGATGTGAAGATGGCCGGCAAAACCCTGTCGATCAGTGGCGCCGCAGAGTCCAACAACCGCGTCTCGGACCTGATGCGCAATCTGGAGGCGTCGGACTGGTTTGATGCGCCGAGTCTCAACGAAGTCAAGGCGACGACTGCCGGCCAGGTGGACCAGACCAACACGTTTGAACTGACCGTACGGCAGACCCAGCCGCAAGCTGTGGAGGACGACCAATGA
- the pilO gene encoding type 4a pilus biogenesis protein PilO, whose protein sequence is MKPSEWLESLRDIDFNDLDTSNIGSWPAAVKFIAGALLMVLVLALGYNFFISDMENQLDLKREEEITLKEQFASKARLSANLELYTQQMKEMENTFGVLLRQLPSDTEVPGLLEDITRTGLGSGLEFEEIKLLPEVTQQFYIELPIQITVTGAYHDLATFVSGVAGLPRIVTLHDFELAPADKEGGPKLRMSILAKTYRYNDKGLQK, encoded by the coding sequence ATGAAACCGTCCGAATGGCTTGAAAGTTTGCGCGACATCGATTTCAACGATCTCGACACCAGCAACATCGGTTCCTGGCCGGCGGCGGTGAAATTTATCGCCGGAGCGCTGTTGATGGTGCTGGTGTTGGCGCTTGGCTATAACTTTTTCATCAGTGACATGGAAAATCAGCTCGACCTCAAACGTGAGGAAGAGATCACCCTCAAAGAGCAGTTCGCCAGCAAGGCGCGCCTGTCAGCCAATCTTGAGCTGTACACCCAGCAAATGAAGGAAATGGAAAATACCTTCGGCGTGCTGTTGCGCCAATTGCCCAGTGACACCGAAGTGCCGGGGCTGCTCGAAGACATCACGCGTACCGGTCTGGGCAGTGGTCTGGAGTTCGAAGAGATCAAACTGCTGCCGGAGGTCACCCAGCAGTTCTACATAGAACTGCCGATTCAGATCACCGTCACCGGCGCCTATCACGATCTCGCCACCTTCGTCAGCGGCGTGGCTGGACTGCCGCGCATCGTTACCCTGCATGATTTCGAACTCGCTCCTGCCGATAAAGAGGGCGGGCCGAAGTTACGCATGAGCATACTTGCCAAGACCTACCGCTATAACGACAAGGGGCTGCAGAAATGA
- a CDS encoding pilus assembly protein PilP: protein MSPIRCIALSMTLLALNGCGGSDDSGDLDAYLNEVRLRPAGKIEPTPTFRSYPTFTYSAANLRSPFSRQVRVDLAGQKHGSRNVKPDPNRVKQYLEGFNIEQFEMVGTISNVSGSFALLRGAGGVHRLKVGDYLGRNDGRIVAISATQVDVVEIVPDGEGAWLERPRTIPLKEHS, encoded by the coding sequence ATGAGCCCGATTCGTTGTATTGCGTTGTCGATGACGCTGCTCGCGTTGAACGGTTGTGGTGGTAGCGATGACTCCGGTGACCTCGATGCCTACTTGAATGAAGTGCGCCTGCGCCCGGCAGGCAAGATTGAACCAACCCCGACATTTCGGTCTTACCCAACATTCACTTACAGCGCTGCCAACCTGCGCAGTCCGTTCTCGCGCCAGGTGCGCGTCGATCTGGCCGGGCAGAAGCACGGCTCGCGTAACGTCAAGCCCGACCCCAACCGGGTCAAGCAATACCTCGAAGGTTTCAACATCGAGCAGTTCGAGATGGTTGGCACGATCTCCAATGTTTCCGGCTCCTTTGCGTTGTTGCGCGGTGCTGGCGGCGTACATCGGTTAAAAGTCGGCGATTACCTGGGGCGCAACGACGGTCGCATCGTCGCCATCAGCGCCACCCAGGTCGATGTCGTCGAAATCGTGCCCGACGGCGAAGGCGCCTGGCTGGAGCGCCCGCGCACCATTCCTTTGAAAGAGCACTCATAG